Below is a genomic region from Streptosporangium album.
TGGAACGCCAAGCACCCCGACGAGAAGGTGACCTCCACCGTGCTTCCGGAGAGCGCCGACGAGCAGCGCCGCAAGCTGATCCAGAACGCCCAGACCAAGTCCGACGCGCTCGACGTCATCCTGATCGACGCGGTGTGGACCAGCGAGTTCGCCGCCAACCGGTGGGCCGACGAGCTGCCCGCCGACACGTTCGACGCCTCCGGCTTCCTGCCGCCCGCGATCGACACCGGCAAGTATCGCGACAAGCTGTATGCGATGCCGCTGTTCACCGGCACCGGCCTGCTCTACTACCGCAAGGATCTCGTCGAGAAGCCCCCGACGACCTGGGCGGAGATGACGGCCGCCTGCGACAGAGTCCTGCCCAAGCAGAAGGGGATGAGCTGCTACGGCGGCCAGTTCGACAAGTACGAGGGCCTCACCGTCAACTTCTCCGAAGCGATCAACTCCGCGGGCGGCGAGTTCGTCGACGCGTCCGGCAGGCCCGCGCTCACCAGCGAGGGTGCCAAGGCCGGTGCCGCCTTCCTGGCCGACGGCTTCAAGAGCGGGATGATCCCCAAGGAGGCGATCACGTACAAGGAGGAGGAGGGCCGGAACGCCTTCCAGGAGGGCAAGCTGCTCTTCTACCGCAACTGGGCCTACATGTACGAGTCGTCCAACAAGACCGACGGTTCCAGCAAGGTCGCCGGGAAGTTCGACGTGGCACCGCTGCCCGGCCGCAGCGGTATCGGCGCGGGCACCCTCGGCGGAAACAACCTCGCGGTCTCGTCCTTCTCCAAGCACAAGGAGACCGCCAGGGACTTCATCGCCTTCGTCACCTCGGCCGAGCAGGAGAAGGCGTTCGCGCTGATCAACTCCACCCCGCTGGCCCGCGCCTCGCTCTACGACGACCCCGAGCTGGTGAAGAAGTACCCCTAC
It encodes:
- a CDS encoding ABC transporter substrate-binding protein; the encoded protein is MKGKKLALGLALSVALGGMAACGSGTGTGTAGTAAPSASGGGRGPLTFASGKFEAEATQKIVDAWNAKHPDEKVTSTVLPESADEQRRKLIQNAQTKSDALDVILIDAVWTSEFAANRWADELPADTFDASGFLPPAIDTGKYRDKLYAMPLFTGTGLLYYRKDLVEKPPTTWAEMTAACDRVLPKQKGMSCYGGQFDKYEGLTVNFSEAINSAGGEFVDASGRPALTSEGAKAGAAFLADGFKSGMIPKEAITYKEEEGRNAFQEGKLLFYRNWAYMYESSNKTDGSSKVAGKFDVAPLPGRSGIGAGTLGGNNLAVSSFSKHKETARDFIAFVTSAEQEKAFALINSTPLARASLYDDPELVKKYPYLPALKEGILAAKPRPKAVKYGDVTAAIQESAYAVVSGAKPADQALTELQAALTPLLQ